A part of Anabas testudineus chromosome 9, fAnaTes1.2, whole genome shotgun sequence genomic DNA contains:
- the lipg gene encoding endothelial lipase, whose product MNHKAPLLWIFLQCAAALLSFALGENALLKGEDSRLDEFSSESTVPNGVIKYNMRKGLDLDQEGCYLQTGRKTCLEECGFNATAKTIFIIHGWTMSGMFESWMHKLISAVMQRETEANVIIVDWLSMAQQLYPDAVNHTQSVGLDIATMLDWLQDEQQLPLGNVHLIGYSLGAHVAGYAGTYVRGTIGRITGLDPAGPMFEGVEDQRRLSPDDADFVDVLHTYTREALGVSIGIQQPIGDIDIYPNGGDVQPGCALGDVLAVANNFMEVMKCEHERAVHLFVDSLMNKDHMSFAFQCTGPDRFKKGICLSCRKNRCNNIGYNARKMRKRRNSKMYLKTRADTPFGGYHYQMKMHVFNRKHSDDADPTFYMQLYGARNDTSNIFVDVHDDNVGLNLTNTFLVFTEEDIGDLLKIRLSWEGDAESWNSVWKNIKKSFWTWNTKPQKPVLEVRRIRVKAGETQKKFTFCAQDPSKTEISPGDSLTFVKCRDGWEVKPRKRLAM is encoded by the exons ATGAATCATAAAGCCCCCTTACTGTGGATTTTCCTACAGTGTGCCGCTGCGCTCTTGTCGTTCGCTCTTGGGGAAAACGCTTTACTAAAAG GTGAAGACAGCAGATTGGATGAATTCTCATCAGAGAGCACAGTTCCCAATGGTGTCATCAAGTACAACATGAGAAAGGGTTTGGATCTGGACCAGGAAGGCTGCTACCTCCAAACTGGGAGGAAGACTTGTCTGGAGGAGTGTGGCTTCAATGCTACAGCCAAGACAATCTTCATCATCCATGGCTGGACG ATGAGTGGGATGTTTGAAAGCTGGATGCACAAGCTGATCTCTGCAGTGATGCAGCGTGAAACTGAGGCCAATGTGATTATCGTCGATTGGTTATCAATGGCTCAGCAGCTGTACCCCGATGCAGTAAACCACACCCAGAGTGTTGGCCTCGACATTGCCACCATGCTTGACTGGCTTCAG GATGAGCAGCAGCTGCCTCTGGGTAATGTGCATCTGATTGGCTACAGTCTAGGGGCTCATGTAGCTGGCTACGCAGGAACATATGTACGAGGGACCATTGGCAGAATAACAG GCTTAGACCCAGCAGGACCAATGTTTGAAGGTGTCGAGGATCAGAGGCGCCTCTCCCCTGATGATGCAGACTTCGTGGACGTTCTACACACGTACACTCGAGAGGCTTTAGGTGTGAGCATTGGGATCCAGCAGCCAATTGGGGATATTGACATATACCCCAACGGTGGTGACGTGCAGCCTGGGTGTGCGCTGGGTGACGTGTTGGCAGTGGCTAACA aTTTCATGGAGGTGATGAAATGTGAGCATGAGCGTGCCGTGCACTTGTTTGTGGATTCCCTGATGAACAAGGACCACATGAGCTTTGCCTTCCAGTGCACGGGCCCTGATCGCTTCAAGAAAGGCATCTGCCTCAGCTGCCGCAAAAATCGATGCAACAACATTGGTTACAATGCAAGAAAAATGCGCAAGAGGCGCAACAGTAAAATGTACCTGAAGACGAGGGCTGACACGCCGTTTGGAG gttaTCACTACCAGATGAAGATGCACGTCTTcaacagaaaacattcagacGATGCAGATCCTACCTTCTACATGCAGTTGTATGGCGCCCGAAATGATACATCAAACATATTTGTCGATGT CCACGATGATAATGTTGGCCTGAACCTGACAAACACCTTCTTGGTGTTTACCGAGGAGGATATTGGTGACCTGCTGAAGATTCGCCTGAGCTGGGAAGGGGATGCTGAATCCTGGAACTCGGTGTGGAAAAACATCAAGAAGAGCTTCTGGACCTGGAATACCAAGCCTCAAAAACCTGTCCTTGAAGTCCGTCGAATTCGTGTAAAAGCCGGAGAAACGCAGAAGAA GTTTACTTTCTGTGCCCAAGACCcttcaaaaactgaaatttctCCAGGGGATTCCTTAACTTTTGTAAAGTGTCGTGATGGATGGGAAGTAAAACCAAGAAAACG GTTGGCCATGTAA